The Harmonia axyridis chromosome 3, icHarAxyr1.1, whole genome shotgun sequence nucleotide sequence TTTTGTATTGGTGAGTAACTGCTTTgagaaatcaacaaaaatacttCTTTCATATTCGATTCATCCCAATGTCTCATATTGGATGAATTGTTAATATAAGGGAATATCACTCATATAATTTCAGCAAGGAGATTACTCCATCGAGTTTAGTAGGAGAGAGAGAAGGATTTGGGATAAGAGAGATCGCTGTGTTTACTGCAATGAGGATGTCACAAATTTTTCCAGACATCTTTTCAGGAAACATTCAGAAGAAGAAtgcgtcaaaaaaattttaaactttcCCAAGAATCATTCgagtagaaaaaaattaatcaattcattGAGAAAAGATGGTAATTTCAGTCTTTATATAGAAAACACTATAAGACCTGTTCAAAGGCCTTCAACTTTGACATCAGGAAATCTCAATTATTATCCTTGTAAGTATTGTAAaggattttataaaaaaaaatcccttGGGAAACATATTAAAATATGCGAAATGCGAAATGAGAATGTTAGTCAAAGAAATAGATACTCTAGTGAAGGATTGATGATGCTCGCATTCGAGGAatcaaaaaaaacatatttggaCAAATTGCGCCTGAAAAAAGAAGTCTTTTCTACAATGCATGCTGACAGAATTGCTTTGGAAGGGATGAGAGATCCTATTGCATGTCAATATGCTGAAGATTATTTGAAACAACATAGGAGAccacatataaaaaatttagtAAGCAATAAAATAAGAGAATTAGGAAGACTAATCATTCAATTAAAAGACGTTTTCGGCCTAAAATCGATATTGGACTCATTAAAACCGGAACATTTTGATAAAATGGTCTCTGCTGCTAGAATTTTGGCCGGTTATAATGAgtcatcaaaaaattttcaagctcCTTCCTTAGCATTACATTTCAGAACCATATTAGTCCAAGTTTGTTCGACCGCTGAAACAATGATACTCAAGAAAAATCCATTGATCAAAATTGATAACataaataaaacattgaaagatatcagaaatttcaAAACATTAGTTGAATCCAATTGGAAATTCGAAATGGGAAGTTTAGCCCTTAAAGACCTGACAGAAAAACATTCTACAAATATACAGAAGCTGCCACTCACAAAGGATCTTATTCTATTCAACAAATATTGTTATCAAATTGCCGATCGAGCTAAAAACGACCTTCAATCAGACATAAATAATCTAGGAGCTTTCAAAAAACTTTCGGAGACAGTATTGGTACTGACTATCTCTATCAACCGCAAAAGAGTGGGGGATGTCCAATACACTAAAATTGAAACATATACtaaaaatcatggaaataatgacTGTTTAGATATCTTGAGTGAGTCCGAAAAACAAAtaaccaaatttttcaaaagaatagTAACTATTGGAAAAGGGAGTCGAGCTGTTCCTTTACTgttcccaaaaaaaattcaggaatatattgaaattttgcttaGCGTCCGAAAACAATCGACTTTAGTTCCTCAAGAAAATCCATATTTATTCGCTCTAGCTGGAAGTTCATCAAAATGGATCGATGGGCCAAGTACGTTGAGGAGATATGCTAAATCATGTGGTGCCGAAAATCCAGAGACTATAACTTCTTCCAGACTAAGGAAACAGATAGCTACTGTtctgcaaattttgaatttgagtgAGGTAGAAATGGAACAAATAGCAAAATTTATGGGCCATACGAAAAAAACacatgaacaattttacaggtaTACACCACTAAattcttacatttttttttattcgaatataCTCGATTTTAGGTTACCTCAAGATTTGTTTCAAACCTCAAAAGTGGCAAAGTTACTATTGATGACGATGGAAAAAGGCATAAGTACCGAAGAACAAGGAAagacaattgaagaaattgattttgaattagGAACTTGgggagaaaatgaaaaaaatgtagaTAATGAGGATGCATCTGTTTTGCCTCCCGATGGTAAATATTCGATTTATTGATAAATGCTGACTAATCATTATTCCCAGATAATTCAGACGTAGGTATAACTGTTAATAATATCAAATACTATTACCGAGAGAATTGCTTTATTAGCCGCTGTAAATACAATGAAAGAGGTTGATAATTTCAGagcatatgaaaaatattttgaagagtTGGAGATTTATAActgaaattcattcattttgctTCGGACCTATTTGGTAACTTCTTTTTTCAAAGAACAATTAATCCTCATCAATGGAAAGCGAAAGTCAGAATATTTCTCGGTTTCAGATTATTTTCGTCATCATAAACATTTCAAGTTCATTATATTGATGCGAGGAAACGATATCTCGAATGAAACTGCATAGTAAGCAGCTCCCACCTACAATTCTAGTTCAACCTTGAATTTACAGGCTGTTCGAAATTATCAATGTCATTGCCAGTTTGGAAAATTCTGAAAAGTTTTTCAGAATTGGTCACAATTTAGAGTTAAGTCACTATCAAATCAAAATGTTCCTATGGAAGGAAAACATATGAAAGACGTTAacgtaaaatgaaaaattgcatTTGTTGGTAGACTCTACAATGGAGATTCAAGAGAACCCATATGAATCGGAACTGAGAGTTTCTGAACTGACAATAGCTAGAGATGACTTCAAAGACCGCAAAAAACATCTTCGAGGGACATGGGATAAGGACCAGAAAAAAATAATGCAGCAATACTTCAAAAATCATATCAAGAAAAAGATTGCACCGAGAAAAGGAGAATGTTTAGAATTCAAAGAGAAATATTcggagaaatttgaaaataagtcTTGGTTACAGATCAAAACATTCATATATAATAGTTATAGGGTGAATTGAAAAAAGGTAGTGTAAACATAGAGTACTTTTTTCTGACATTATCAGTGTTAATGAACACCTCTTCCAATTCATCTTTCTAATCTGGAAGCTTTTATTTACTTTCGAACTTATTCAATTCCTAACTTGcttatttataaaaaatgattttatttattttatttcagtttataaTGCTGTGAGGTTTCAAAATGAGGAAATGACTCAACATTCTTTCGATATTTCGAAAGCAATTATTAATTCTATAAGTATTGAAAATTTCTCTATCTGTATTTCAATAATTTGTGATTatgtaaacaataaaaaatggtctgaatgaattttcatgtttttctttCAACTAAGTGTAGAAACACAAATAAtgatcattttatatttttaagatTATCTGAATGATATATTGATTCATGTTTTTCAAtcgtaataaaaaatataaatatcactGGAATTTGTTGCCAATTATTTTAAAGATAAGAATCAtcattataatttttaaaaatcatgATTCATGAATTACTTACGATTGTCAAGCAACATAGAAGAGACTGGTTATATTGGATATGAGTATGAACGAACATATTAAACACTCATTTATTCCTTAGTTAAATGTATATTACAACGACAAAAATATGATCATAACAAATTAATAACATTTGGCAAAAACTAAACTTCTAAAACAAGGAGTAACTACACAGTACCCTCGAAAATATccattagaaataataataaattacagTCTTGATAAGAAACTTTTCGTCAATACTTTCCATTATGAAATGGGAGCTACATTCAGGTctttcaaattacaaaaaatattattttacctACTTTCATTTCgttgttaaaaaaaatcagatcaTTCCACATTATTACAAAGAACTTCGAAATTACTCATTTTTTACATATACCAGATTCTGTTGTGTAGCCTCGAATTTGGCATTGTGCAAAAATATTTCGTCTTCTTCGAGGAACCTTAGTACAGAAGCAATTCACTAAATATTCGACTTCAATTGTTGTCCCTGATGTGCTGGGTATAATTCTGATTGAAGATAGATCTGATCCTTGAGGAACCAATCTCCTAAATTGTTGTTTCACATGGTACATTGCTTGGCATCCAGTTTCGTAAGTTCCAGCATTGTTATTAAAAATTCCAATCCATCTATGAGGATTTCTTCCGAGTCTCACTTCGGGTCGGACTCCTATATTTGTGAATCCTGGAGGAGTGGCATCTTTTATTATCCTGCATGCTTCTTCTTCAGCTTGGGGTGTGATATTTTCTGTACATGGTAGCAGATTAACCATATCAACAACcggacaaaaaaaaaagtttgccACAATGATAATAACTGCTCTGATCATCTGTAACCAAACAAAAGAATTGTTTTCAGCGAATATAGAACACATAATTTGATACTAAATTATTCTACAGAATAATTTAGTACCgaagtgaaatattcaaataattcctcattatgtatataaaattttcgTGCAAATAattcataactaaaataaataatgttCTAATTCAAATTGATTCAATGAACTTGAACTTACATTTTTGTCTTGATGGCTCAACAACACAAACTACTTCTGCGAAAAGATTCCTGCATTATGCAAATTTATATGGTCCGTTGTTCACCCCTCTCGTCTCACTATATAAGATGTCTGAATAATGGTTCAGGCGAAAATGGACTGAAATAACATGGATCTCTTTTCTCTTCGAATTCTCACAATATGTAAAGTTATTGAATCCAAACATTTTTCGagaattgataaatattcaacatttatATATTTTGGCGAATAGTTGTATAATACTCACCTTCTCAAACTATTACGAAgctttataatcaaataaagcATTctatttctgaagaaaaaaacataTTCTTCATGATCCGATGAACAGAACCACAGTTGAATatgtttcaatttgattatGGTTATCATTACTAGAAGTCATATAATAATCACATATTAATTTATCATTTGTAAAAATACGCTGTTGAGATTCTTactgtcatttttattttggaCGAATCatcaaatttaatttcgaatgaaTTTGGTCTTAAcgttcattataaataaaataaagtaatttccacaaatatttttctctctatGAAAATTGCCTGTTACCTGACGAAGTCACGAAGTGTGTGTACACAAAAAAGGACTATTTATTTACCGGGTGATTCACtattcatggaaaactaatcatgattTTGTGCTGATAATtggcatattggggtttgagacaatgatctctcCCTCTGAAATaaacctctacaacttccggttatacaggaaacagactactacttccttatttccaATTGCACAGccagtatatcattgcatcattacTAAAACTAAaagtcgatgtttcgataactataTTCGACAGTTTTAGAATGAAGTACCAGATTTCAATTAAATCAACTTTGTAGGTTAGAAAACATTGGGAAAATAACATTTCAAAGTAGGTACCCATATATCAAAGGAATCAGAGAATGGATTCAACCCTTTCATGAGTTTGTTCTGCATAAAACAAGTTGACTTGAAGACTCGATATTAATTGTTGAGCAGCTTCAGAATTCGAAATGAACTGTGGACTTTTTAGTAGGATCGTGACCTACATAATTGTTTTGATTGATTCCAAtttgatgtaatttttttatattttagaaaTGACGTGAAGTACATAATTTATTTAggatattatgaattgaaaattattatggcAAATAATATTCTATCCATCCGCCAGCCGTCCATGTAAACgataattgttgaaaataatgagctGAAGACTTGAGATCTTCATGGTTATAGAGGTTGCAAAAATCTTGATTGAGGTAGTTGGTTGACAAAATCTACAGTTTAGGCCATCTGAAATACTGTATTCAATAATTCGAACAAATCCGAAAGAATTCAAACTCGGAAATTAGTTGTAAATAGTGGCAATGAAagtttgtgcaaaatttcggtgaaaccagaaaaaaaaatttttagagacaCCTCAAACCTCACAAATATTTTTACCAACAGAAATTCTATAGAACTTATTCCATCAACGACCTATACCtatatgaacaaaaaattttatcgaCGACAACAGATATTCTCTCAGATATGttctttgaagaaaaatagaagttttttttaatattattcaatggtACAATTTCCActgaattcaaaattgagcttTGTTATGTTCCGATGAAACTTGTTTTTCTATATCATAGGTTAATTATATTCTGTTTTCTTGAGGAAACCAAATTTCAGATATCTTCAACTCCTAAACCATGTAGTCCAATATTGAACCTAACCGACTTCTTATTTTCAAAAGTTTCTACGTCATTCTGTTAGAGAGTTATAGTGTATACACACACAGATGGTTGGACGGCCATATGTGATTTTGACCTATTATTCTTCATCGGTGGGACGAACCCAATAATCTGAATCTATTATCAGCTTGATAGTAGAAAAGCACGAATATTCGGACAAATTATCGAGTATAGCCCTTGGTACAGGCGCAAAAAAATGAgattcatcttatttttcaacttttggaaACAAGTCTACTTAGTAATATCAGATATCATTCATCATAAGGGAtcg carries:
- the LOC123676438 gene encoding uncharacterized protein LOC123676438 isoform X2 — protein: MSFESRKFFRSTRSRKIVELATSKISYKDESTVTNEYDFVEDTNDPWHNYKLWKNSKNVEKEIEVFTKKGNEKRHEAMSSSKSSLLNGTVGTEGTVEEGAEEMHRAMSCSQSSLFNMEIDTEGTAERGSEKILETMSFSNSSLFNAEMGNEGTVEEGAEEIHEAMSSSKSSSSSSSSFSEREREKSNEIKKKRRPIFVLQGDYSIEFSRRERRIWDKRDRCVYCNEDVTNFSRHLFRKHSEEECVKKILNFPKNHSSRKKLINSLRKDGNFSLYIENTIRPVQRPSTLTSGNLNYYPCKYCKGFYKKKSLGKHIKICEMRNENVSQRNRYSSEGLMMLAFEESKKTYLDKLRLKKEVFSTMHADRIALEGMRDPIACQYAEDYLKQHRRPHIKNLVSNKIRELGRLIIQLKDVFGLKSILDSLKPEHFDKMVSAARILAGYNESSKNFQAPSLALHFRTILVQVCSTAETMILKKNPLIKIDNINKTLKDIRNFKTLVESNWKFEMGSLALKDLTEKHSTNIQKLPLTNVQYTKIETYTKNHGNNDCLDILSESEKQITKFFKRIVTIGKGSRAVPLLFPKKIQEYIEILLSVRKQSTLVPQENPYLFALAGSSSKWIDGPSTLRRYAKSCGAENPETITSSRLRKQIATVLQILNLSEVEMEQIAKFMGHTKKTHEQFYRLPQDLFQTSKVAKLLLMTMEKGISTEEQGKTIEEIDFELGTWGENEKNVDNEDASVLPPDDSTMEIQENPYESELRVSELTIARDDFKDRKKHLRGTWDKDQKKIMQQYFKNHIKKKIAPRKGECLEFKEKYSEKFENKSWLQIKTFIYNSYRVN
- the LOC123676438 gene encoding uncharacterized protein LOC123676438 isoform X1, which encodes MSFESRKFFRSTRSRKIVELATSKISYKDESTVTNEYDFVEDTNDPWHNYKLWKNSKNVEKEIEVFTKKGNEKRHEAMSSSKSSLLNGTVGTEGTVEEGAEEMHRAMSCSQSSLFNMEIDTEGTAERGSEKILETMSFSNSSLFNAEMGNEGTVEEGAEEIHEAMSSSKSSSSSSSSFSEREREKSNEIKKKRRPIFVLQGDYSIEFSRRERRIWDKRDRCVYCNEDVTNFSRHLFRKHSEEECVKKILNFPKNHSSRKKLINSLRKDGNFSLYIENTIRPVQRPSTLTSGNLNYYPCKYCKGFYKKKSLGKHIKICEMRNENVSQRNRYSSEGLMMLAFEESKKTYLDKLRLKKEVFSTMHADRIALEGMRDPIACQYAEDYLKQHRRPHIKNLVSNKIRELGRLIIQLKDVFGLKSILDSLKPEHFDKMVSAARILAGYNESSKNFQAPSLALHFRTILVQVCSTAETMILKKNPLIKIDNINKTLKDIRNFKTLVESNWKFEMGSLALKDLTEKHSTNIQKLPLTKDLILFNKYCYQIADRAKNDLQSDINNLGAFKKLSETVLVLTISINRKRVGDVQYTKIETYTKNHGNNDCLDILSESEKQITKFFKRIVTIGKGSRAVPLLFPKKIQEYIEILLSVRKQSTLVPQENPYLFALAGSSSKWIDGPSTLRRYAKSCGAENPETITSSRLRKQIATVLQILNLSEVEMEQIAKFMGHTKKTHEQFYRLPQDLFQTSKVAKLLLMTMEKGISTEEQGKTIEEIDFELGTWGENEKNVDNEDASVLPPDDSTMEIQENPYESELRVSELTIARDDFKDRKKHLRGTWDKDQKKIMQQYFKNHIKKKIAPRKGECLEFKEKYSEKFENKSWLQIKTFIYNSYRVN
- the LOC123676438 gene encoding uncharacterized protein LOC123676438 isoform X3, which encodes MSFESRKFFRSTRSRKIVELATSKISYKDESTVTNEYDFVEDTNDPWHNYKLWKNSKNVEKEIEVFTKKGNEKRHEAMSSSKSSLLNGTVGTEGTVEEGAEEMHRAMSCSQSSLFNMEIDTEGTAERGSEKILETMSFSNSSLFNAEMGNEGTVEEGAEEIHEAMSSSKSSSSSSSSFSEREREKSNEIKKKRRPIFVLQGDYSIEFSRRERRIWDKRDRCVYCNEDVTNFSRHLFRKHSEEECVKKILNFPKNHSSRKKLINSLRKDGNFSLYIENTIRPVQRPSTLTSGNLNYYPCKYCKGFYKKKSLGKHIKICEMRNENVSQRNRYSSEGLMMLAFEESKKTYLDKLRLKKEVFSTMHADRIALEGMRDPIACQYAEDYLKQHRRPHIKNLVSNKIRELGRLIIQLKDVFGLKSILDSLKPEHFDKMVSAARILAGYNESSKNFQAPSLALHFRTILVQVCSTAETMILKKNPLIKIDNINKTLKDIRNFKTLVESNWKFEMGSLALKDLTEKHSTNIQKLPLTKDLILFNKYCYQIADRAKNDLQSDINNLGAFKKLSETVLVLTISINRKRVGDVQYTKIETYTKNHGNNDCLDILSESEKQITKFFKRIVTIGKGSRAVPLLFPKKIQEYIEILLSVRKQSTLVPQENPYLFALAGSSSKWIDGPSTLRRYAKSCGAENPETITSSRLRKQIATVLQILNLSEVEMEQIAKFMGHTKKTHEQFYRLPQDLFQTSKVAKLLLMTMEKGISTEEQGKTIEEIDFELGTWGENEKNVDNEDASVLPPDDYFRHHKHFKFIILMRGNDISNETA
- the LOC123676438 gene encoding uncharacterized protein LOC123676438 isoform X4, yielding MSFESRKFFRSTRSRKIVELATSKISYKDESTVTNEYDFVEDTNDPWHNYKLWKNSKNVEKEIEVFTKKGNEKRHEAMSSSKSSLLNGTVGTEGTVEEGAEEMHRAMSCSQSSLFNMEIDTEGTAERGSEKILETMSFSNSSLFNAEMGNEGTVEEGAEEIHEAMSSSKSSSSSSSSFSEREREKSNEIKKKRRPIFVLQGDYSIEFSRRERRIWDKRDRCVYCNEDVTNFSRHLFRKHSEEECVKKILNFPKNHSSRKKLINSLRKDGNFSLYIENTIRPVQRPSTLTSGNLNYYPCKYCKGFYKKKSLGKHIKICEMRNENVSQRNRYSSEGLMMLAFEESKKTYLDKLRLKKEVFSTMHADRIALEGMRDPIACQYAEDYLKQHRRPHIKNLVSNKIRELGRLIIQLKDVFGLKSILDSLKPEHFDKMVSAARILAGYNESSKNFQAPSLALHFRTILVQVCSTAETMILKKNPLIKIDNINKTLKDIRNFKTLVESNWKFEMGSLALKDLTEKHSTNIQKLPLTKDLILFNKYCYQIADRAKNDLQSDINNLGAFKKLSETVLVLTISINRKRVGDVQYTKIETYTKNHGNNDCLDILSESEKQITKFFKRIVTIGKGSRAVPLLFPKKIQEYIEILLSVRKQSTLVPQENPYLFALAGSSSKWIDGPSTLRRYAKSCGAENPETITSSRLRKQIATVLQILNLSEVEMEQIAKFMGHTKKTHEQFYRLPQDLFQTSKVAKLLLMTMEKGISTEEQGKTIEEIDFELGTWGENEKNVDNEDASVLPPDGKYSIY